The Priestia koreensis genomic interval AGAAGTTTGATTTCTCATATGCGACCAAAGTCATCAATTTCAGAGCAGTACAGGACGATTCGGACAAACATTCAATTCTCAAGCGTTGATCAGGCGATTAAATCAATTCTAGTTACGTCGTCTGTTCAGGCAGAGGGAAAATCCACCACAACGGCAAACTTAGCCATCGTGTTTTCACAGCAAGGAAAGCGCGTACTGTTAGTAGACGGCGATATGCGAAAGCCAACGGTTCATTATACGTTTCAACTCGATAACCGAATCGGGTTAACAAACGTTCTTACGAAGCAAATGAACGCAACTTCTGCGATTCAACGCTCGGCTGTAGAAAACCTAGACATTTTAACAAGTGGTCCCATCCCGCCGAACCCAGCGGAGCTTCTAGGGTCACATGCGATGGAAGAGCTGCTTTCAGAGCTGTATCGCAATTATGACCTCGTGATTTTTGATTCGCCGCCCGTTCTTCCTGTAACCGACGCGCAAATTCTAGCGAATCAGTGTGACGGCGTGATTATGGTGGTGCAGAGCAATCAGTCGGATAAGGAATCAACGCTTAAGGCAAAAGAGCTTCTCATGGGAGCAAAAGGAAAGCTGCTCGGTGTCGTATTGAACCGAAAAGCAAAAGGTGATAGCGGATACTATTACTATTATGGTTCAGAAAATCAGTAAAGGGTAAGGGATGATACTGATGCCAATGATGAAAGAGATTTGGACGCCTTTTAAGATCATGGGCGTTCGTTATTTTAAAGATAAAGACAATAACGTGTACTATAAAAAAGTAGGAAAACGCCATCGACGCCAAACGAGACCGTTTTGGCGTTTTAAGCGTTTATATGCACTCGGGACGCTTCTGGTGGTAGGTGTCTCAGGATATATCGGATATCAATATGTGATTAATCAAGCGTCCAATCAGCTGTTTGCGGAAGTCGAAAAAGAAGTGACGCCTGCTGATATGAATCATTTGTTAAGCAATACGAGCGTTCAAAAGATGCTTGAGGAGCAGGTTGGAAAGGAAAAGGCAGAGAAGATCTTGCGGAATTATGGCATCGCTACTAGTTCAAGTAGTGCTGTGGAAGCAGGTGGAGCAAAGTCTACTTCTGCAACAGCCACAACTGCATCTTCAGCTCCTGCAACTAAAGGAACTGAGCCATCCACGTCAGCACCAAATGCTTCTCAGCCTGTGAAATCAACAGCTGAACCGGCTAAAAATTCACAGAATGTTCCGTCGAAACAAACAACGAAACAAACCGAGCCAAAGACGAAGCCAACGCCATCGTCCTCACTGCGTTTTAAAACGCGTGAAGAAGCAACGCGCTTTGTACTTAGTAAGTTCTCAGCATCTGAAATCAATAAAATTCGTACGCTCATGCAGGGCGGTGTGACGGCTGATGAAAAGGCATATATTAAAAATCTGGTGTTTTCACGATTATCAAAGGCAGAGCTTGATTCCTTAAAAGCATTCAGCGTTATTGAGTTAAGTAACCGTCATAAATAGTAGGGGAAAGAAAAGGTCATTGTTATGGCCTTTTTTTATAGAGATAGCTAGATTCTAATAAAATATAAGAGGTGGAATTGTGAAAAAGTATCCGTTAAGTCAAAAAACATTAGGCGCCATTCTCGCTGCTGCAATGGTATTGAATCCATCAATTTCTAGTGCGGTCGTTAAGTCAGTGTCGGTATCTACTACGAATAGTGTAGATACCGATATTGATCAGTTGGCTAGTCGATTTTATCAGTTTTATAAAACAGCTGATGGGAATGTTATTAGTACCGCTAACGCCACGATTAAAAATCTTACAGATACAATTATTGGCACAAGTGCAACTAGTGTGGGCGCTACGCTTAAATTAGAAGGGGATAAGAAAGCAGCCTTTACAAATTTAATTAAGGCAACAGCTGAATTGACTTATCCCGCGAGTAAATATAGAAGCAATACGGATTTAGCGAATGCTGTTAAAGAATTTAGAATCGCCCAAAGTACAAACTTTAATAAACTCTTTGATCAAGATGGACAAGTCACCGCGGATGAGTTAGTTAGGTTTATGAAAGATATGGAAAGTAATCTTCAACAGGCAATTGTAAATAATGCGTTGAACCTTACGTATGAGCAAATAGTTTCTAGTGCAGTTCGTGAAACAATCAGAAAAGGAAGTTACTCAAATTTAGATGGGAAATTAGGATCGATTGGACTAAGTATTGAAACGCTTTTTAAGTTGCAGGAAAAATTAAATGATAATTATATTGATCCGTCAAAGAACGCTCGATCTACCATGTTAATGAGCGGATTAGAAGTGCAAGGAGCTAGGATTACTTACATTAGCCAAAATCGAGCATTGTCTTTTAACGTTCCTGTTAACGGTGCAATGCAAGATATCGCGATTCTTTTAGACTGGAAAGTGAATGGATCGGATATAAACGGGAGGGTTGTTCCTACTAATTTGACAGGAAGTATAACGGTCGGAGCCTACTTAAAAGATGGAGTAAAAGTAGGGGAAGCGCTTATCGATGTTGGAGGTGGTAATCCAAATCCAAACCCAAATCCAAACCCAAATCCAAACCCAAATCCCGGCCCAAACCCAGATCCGGGCCAAGGACCAGTCGTTATTGATCCACCAGGAGACGGCAACCCTGTGGTGGTAAAAGTAAGTGATTTAGAATCAAATCTAGAAGCGGTTCTTGAGGCACTTAACAAGCTTGATGCAAAGGATTTAGCACAGGTAAGTTTGCAATTGGGTGATAATACAGGTTCTCTTAATTTACCTGTACAGTTTTTGCAAACGATTAGTGGGAAAAACAGTACAGGGGTATTAAATATTGCGACGAGTCAAGCCGCCTATCATTTGCCTGTAAGTGAGCTGAAGTTGTCTGACTTAGCAACCGCACTCGGCATTGACGTGAAAAATTTAGTGATTAATGCTCAGATTACGGAGACGATTGATTCTGATGACGTGTTAAAGAACAATAAGTTATCTTCTGTATCACCACTCATGGATTTTCACCTTTCTGCGAGTGTGGCAACACCATCAACCAGTTTGACCACTGCTGCTTCACGTACGATTGAAATTACTCGTTTTTCTACGTATGTGAGCCGTGATATTATGGGGAAACAAAACTTTGTGCCAAATCGTTCGACCGTTGTTCGCCTAAATAGCGATGGAACGGTATCATCTATTCCTTCTTATTTTAAAGACAATAAGGCTACGTTGTATTCGGTGACAAACTCAGCGTATGCAGTCGTTGAAAACAACTTCACGTTCAAAGACGTTCCGAAGACGAATCGTTTTCAATCAAGCATTGAGAAGTTAGCGAATAAGCTTGTTATTTCTGGCTACAGTGATGGAACGTATCGCTCGACGCAAGACATTACGCGTGCGCAGCTTGCATCGCTTGTGAGCCGTGCTTTTGGGTTAACGGCTTCAAAACCGTATGATGGGCGTTTTTCTGATATAAAAGGGAAGGAATGGTTTGCTAGTGACATCATGGCGGCTGTTGAAGCAGGCGTCATTGTCGGAAAGAAAGATGGCC includes:
- a CDS encoding S-layer homology domain-containing protein, with the protein product MKKYPLSQKTLGAILAAAMVLNPSISSAVVKSVSVSTTNSVDTDIDQLASRFYQFYKTADGNVISTANATIKNLTDTIIGTSATSVGATLKLEGDKKAAFTNLIKATAELTYPASKYRSNTDLANAVKEFRIAQSTNFNKLFDQDGQVTADELVRFMKDMESNLQQAIVNNALNLTYEQIVSSAVRETIRKGSYSNLDGKLGSIGLSIETLFKLQEKLNDNYIDPSKNARSTMLMSGLEVQGARITYISQNRALSFNVPVNGAMQDIAILLDWKVNGSDINGRVVPTNLTGSITVGAYLKDGVKVGEALIDVGGGNPNPNPNPNPNPNPNPGPNPDPGQGPVVIDPPGDGNPVVVKVSDLESNLEAVLEALNKLDAKDLAQVSLQLGDNTGSLNLPVQFLQTISGKNSTGVLNIATSQAAYHLPVSELKLSDLATALGIDVKNLVINAQITETIDSDDVLKNNKLSSVSPLMDFHLSASVATPSTSLTTAASRTIEITRFSTYVSRDIMGKQNFVPNRSTVVRLNSDGTVSSIPSYFKDNKATLYSVTNSAYAVVENNFTFKDVPKTNRFQSSIEKLANKLVISGYSDGTYRSTQDITRAQLASLVSRAFGLTASKPYDGRFSDIKGKEWFASDIMAAVEAGVIVGKKDGRFATQDKVTRGEAAAMLHRALKYANYDKAKLKELGRNFEDLKDAKTIRSSFAGKDIEALYLLGVMNGQDTGYFDANGKTTRGQMAKMLDGALQVVNFINK
- a CDS encoding CpsD/CapB family tyrosine-protein kinase encodes the protein MRSLISHMRPKSSISEQYRTIRTNIQFSSVDQAIKSILVTSSVQAEGKSTTTANLAIVFSQQGKRVLLVDGDMRKPTVHYTFQLDNRIGLTNVLTKQMNATSAIQRSAVENLDILTSGPIPPNPAELLGSHAMEELLSELYRNYDLVIFDSPPVLPVTDAQILANQCDGVIMVVQSNQSDKESTLKAKELLMGAKGKLLGVVLNRKAKGDSGYYYYYGSENQ